In uncultured Bacteroides sp., the following proteins share a genomic window:
- the murD gene encoding UDP-N-acetylmuramoyl-L-alanine--D-glutamate ligase, whose amino-acid sequence MPKRIVILGAGESGAGAAVLAKKEGFDVFVSDMSVIKDQYKELLNSKGIQWEEGQHTEELILNADEIIKSPGIPNEAPLILKLKEKGTPIISEIEFAGRYTDAKMICITGSNGKTTTTSLIYHIFKSAGLNVGLAGNIGQSLALQVAECNYDYYIIELSSFQLDNMYQFRANIAILMNITPDHLDRYDHNMQNYIDSKFRITQNQTDEDAFIYWNDDPIIQEELKKHGIHAHLYPFSIEKEEGVKAYVDKDQVIFSEPIAFNMEQEELSLTGTHNLYNSMAAGISANLAGIRKEYIRTALSDFKEVEHRLEKVARVRGIDFINDSKATNVNSCWYALGSMKTKTVLILGGKDKGNDYTEIEQLVKDKVSALVFLGADNSKLHAFFDGKVEKIVDCNTMKDAVEQAYHLAQKGETVLLSPCCASFDLFKSYEDRGHQFKECVKNL is encoded by the coding sequence ATGCCTAAAAGAATTGTCATATTAGGAGCTGGCGAAAGTGGTGCTGGTGCAGCCGTTTTAGCAAAGAAGGAAGGATTTGATGTTTTTGTGTCGGATATGTCTGTCATTAAAGACCAGTATAAAGAGCTTTTAAACTCAAAAGGCATTCAATGGGAAGAAGGGCAACATACAGAAGAGCTCATTCTGAATGCTGATGAGATTATTAAAAGCCCCGGAATTCCAAACGAGGCTCCACTAATTCTGAAGCTTAAAGAAAAAGGAACTCCTATTATCTCCGAAATAGAGTTTGCAGGAAGATATACTGATGCAAAAATGATCTGTATTACCGGAAGTAATGGAAAGACAACAACGACTTCTCTGATTTATCATATCTTTAAAAGTGCAGGTTTGAATGTTGGACTTGCAGGAAATATCGGACAAAGTCTGGCTCTTCAGGTAGCAGAATGCAATTACGACTATTATATTATTGAATTAAGTAGTTTCCAGTTGGATAATATGTATCAGTTCAGGGCAAATATTGCTATTCTGATGAATATCACTCCTGATCATCTTGACCGCTACGATCATAATATGCAGAATTATATTGATTCAAAATTCCGTATCACACAGAACCAGACAGATGAAGATGCATTTATCTATTGGAATGATGATCCCATTATACAGGAAGAATTAAAGAAACATGGCATTCATGCTCATCTATATCCTTTTTCTATAGAGAAGGAAGAAGGAGTAAAAGCATATGTTGATAAAGATCAGGTAATTTTTAGTGAACCTATTGCTTTCAATATGGAGCAAGAAGAGTTATCACTTACCGGGACACACAATCTTTATAACTCCATGGCTGCAGGCATTTCTGCAAATCTTGCAGGAATAAGAAAAGAATATATCCGAACTGCTCTTAGTGACTTCAAGGAGGTTGAACACCGTTTGGAAAAAGTGGCTCGTGTACGTGGTATAGATTTTATCAATGACTCCAAAGCTACGAACGTAAACTCTTGCTGGTATGCTCTGGGAAGCATGAAAACCAAGACTGTTCTTATTCTTGGAGGAAAGGACAAGGGAAATGATTATACTGAAATAGAACAACTGGTAAAAGACAAAGTATCTGCTTTAGTCTTTCTTGGAGCAGACAATTCCAAACTTCATGCTTTCTTTGATGGAAAAGTAGAAAAGATTGTGGATTGTAATACTATGAAAGATGCTGTAGAACAAGCATACCATTTAGCGCAGAAAGGAGAAACTGTTTTACTATCTCCTTGTTGCGCCAGCTTTGACTTGTTCAAAAGCTACGAAGACCGTGGTCACCAATTTAAAGAATGCGTAAAGAACTTATAA